Proteins encoded within one genomic window of Siniperca chuatsi isolate FFG_IHB_CAS linkage group LG4, ASM2008510v1, whole genome shotgun sequence:
- the LOC122874827 gene encoding zinc finger C3H1 domain-containing protein-like isoform X1 produces the protein MDLKTVSRSPREEGELEDGEICDDETEESVPIRRGDGSRPGRGAPPRARKPHQRPHNMLPHMGHQPPDFRRLMPYNRGPHGHGPFPPSHRQQCGPSGPDRPPAASPPQPLLPPPPGLGPHCEPSPRTSFWERSHGALGRFRHRAMPNGGRGAWNRGSRGGGNTRGPLGRYGSAESHGIKKDSPSRKQKPLGRNPARKPAHSVSKPENSVDESFEDLLSKYKQIQLELECIRKEETMALEPKVSPARDQTPDNAASITETEPVPEPAQSPAGPEETSELEAAEKKVFQAFNIKPLRQKLPPPASLDELQRKRAEQDKGGDAEKQGEGGEGGERTTPDGAETEEKADEESEEMKKTCPSCSEETDKEEKAAKTCSCRRESSASSEDSAVSPDKPAVKVEEEELSELQLRLLALQSASKKWQQKEQQVMKKSKDRLTKAVQEKSSSSGAAPASRQRVTTRSASSAAAAAAAAAAAAADRNRTRAKPLERDRDRTKTGPRPPDRERPKPSPKPGPKPPLERVRTPGKPHMSKKMISPGSAAKQAFRKQQLRTWKLQQQREQEEKRRQEEEERRKREDEIRRIRDLSNQDEQYNRFMKLVGGKTRTRSKSRDQEHRKSAGKQGLDASGNLYQYDNYDEVAMDTDSETSSPVPSPTREPLAADHPGCFPQVSLYVTDSHQFGMDFSQPFLSPVLSGVPPPPPPLPPPPDELEPPPKPPFADEEEEEEMLLRETCLMSMANKRVAAPEEKSSSGPPSPSCPPPAGVQLPTRGNLSTVSLNTVSQSRSNKFSRGHHAPRAPLVLPRHKSVVVSLNDSDDSDSDVDTCSSTQAAFGGLEFMIKEARRTVEAAKPKAASGSEKENNPVRTPEALPEAKKAEYRLLKEEIASREKQKMLKDLSLSPRSFTSPAVTDSAVDSSGKSAAELKLTEAEQRLNKQRELLQRDEAVLRHLLQQELKKRESLKAAEGKVAKLREQLQASEKIVSANKTLLKKLQEQVHRVEHRVSIKKSLAVRLEQELTQAQLTVGRGSKRRTESNQTLPSKVQRVDGAPRGSERHFAELIAQKQRLQQLESEYALKIQKLKEAQALRNKGVPPDLPTEPPVRAPTPPDPQTQLPPPSTPFPLPQPSLHDLTQDKLTLDSEDVTEADEHESESAPAPAPAAAAAAAKGTRRHSLRQSSSSFTKPNLEQLSSTPAKDNSTAKPAKTSPSCKLPAEMFAGLDVDALKLRYQQQARLGELLLRELHKVGESVDNPPAGKVVSVEVDAATSQSGSAELKPVPFGSYHSPLLVFRSYRFSPYYRTKEKLSLSSVTYSNTIEPRKCFCRFDLTGTCNDDDCRWQHMRNCTLTGNQLFQDILSYSLPLIGCSESSSDEDVSAATEKYMKKLFGTNKDRMGIDQKAVLLVSKVNESKRHVPPFTTCKDMRRWRPKPSAQSGFSPEDDSEDETAGGNLTAGRHDDCSRTSLSALDVCVTSEDKRYFVSETDDISNLETSVLESPRDTQLWIKLAFKYLNQNETSAAECLEAALNTLSRALESNCDNPEVWSHYLSLFSRRGSREEVQEMCEMAVEHAPDYRVWWNYLKLESSFEGKDYVCDRLLQFLLAEASPGVSEKLSFQLMEALLYRVDLNLFTGRMESALAILQNGLKSAHDRSIAEHLTAGDRALLWLSYIHLTEFDRLPSDLYDPAESGPSRLVSRESFLLPWRTPQDVSTPLDILIALFRDAILQCSDESLSQSERTLACLPLHTNLIFLHKLLDRFDEGVALCESLLEFCPESCTLRDALADLHIRKGNGDRAVSMWLHALAECPNNAEVFYHSCKFLMAQEKSSAIAPLFRGFILSLCEDEQSQKKPVDVLRHILGFPTEELLRGPIIRELQEQLSQQMPYLHLIHCCWQWLHGSVEDTVDAFERALGSAMQLEELHKLWMDYLEFSSSQRARGPASSQSKLFSDLVQRCLSTVPSRLEVPFNPAAFWSCYSFHNKVVTLYLSCLPQSQHALVLERLRYAMPNNTELGLRLLHQEWRDGNIEHLKFQARMLSSNSPRCLANWKIAIAVERELKERSEVRLLYQQALQNLPLCAALWKDRLLFEAAEGGQTDRLRRLVDRCQQVGVSLSERLSLATRDQTEDQ, from the exons ATGGATTTAAAGACAGTCAGTCGTTCCCCGAGAGAGGAGGGCGAGCTGGAAGACGGAGAGATCTGCGATGATGAAACCGAGGAGAGTGTGCCGATCCGGCGGGGGGATGGGAGCAGGCCGGGCCGCGGCGCTCCTCCACGGGCACGAAAACCTCACCAACGTCCGCACAACATGCTGCCACACATGGGCCACCAGCCGCCGGATTTCCGCCGCCTGATGCCGTACAACCGCGGACCTCACGGACATGGCCCTTTCCCCCCGAGCCACAGGCAGCAGTGCGGGCCGAGCGGGCCCGACCGGCCTCCTGCCGCCTCTCCTCCTCAgccgctgctgccgccgccCCCGGGTCTCGGTCCTCACTGCGAGCCGAGCCCGCGGACCAGCTTCTGGGAACGGAGCCACGGCGCCCTGGGCCGGTTCAGACACCGGGCCATGCCGAACGGTGGACGCGGGGCCTGGAACCGAGGCAGCCGGGGCGGTGGAAACACCAGAGGTCCCCTCGGTCGTTACGGGTCCGCAGAGAGTCACGGCATCAAGAAGGACTCTCCCTCGAGAAAAC AAAAGCCGCTGGGCAGGAATCCGGCGAGAAAACCGGCTCACAGTGTTTCCAAACCAGAGAACAGTGTTGACGAGTCCTTTGAGGATTTGCTGTCCAAGTATAAGCAGATTCAGCTGGAGCTGGAATGCATCCGGAAGGAGGAGACGATGGCTCTGGAGCCCAAAGTGTCCCCCGCCAGAGACCAGACGCCGGACAACGCTGCCAGTATTACCGAGACCGAACCGGTACCTGAACCAGCTCAGAGTCCGGCAGGACCAGAGGAAACGTCCGAGCTGGAGGCGGCCGAGAAGAAAGTGTTCCAGGCGTTCAACATCAAACCCCTCCGCCAGAAACTGCCCCCCCCTGCTAGTCTGGACGAGCTGCAGAGGAAACGGGCCGAGCAGGATAAAGGAGGCGATGCTGAAAAACAGG gtgaaggaggagaaggaggagaaagaacaaCACCTGACGGAGcggaaacagaagaaaaagctGATGAAGAGTcagaggagatgaagaagaCGTGTCCGAGCTGCAGCGAggaaacagacaaagaagagaAAGCTGCAAAGACGTGTTCGTGTCGGAGAGAATCCTCGGCCTCCAGCGAGGACTCTGCCGTCTCTCCGGACAAG CCGgcggtgaaggtggaggaggaggagctgtcGGAGCTGCAGCTGCGCCTCCTTGCGCTGCAGTCGGCCAGTAAGAAGTGGCAGCAGAAGGAGCAGCAGGTGATGAAGAAGAGCAAAGACCGGCTCACTAAAGCGGTCCAGGAGAAGAGCTCCAGCTCCGGAGCTGCTCCCGCCAGCAGGCAGAGAGTCACCACCAGGTCCGCCTCCtccgccgccgctgctgccgctgccgccgctgctgctgctgcagaccgGAACAGAACCAGGGCCAAACCTCTGGAGAGGGACCGAGACAGAACCAAGACCGGGCCAAGACctccagacagagagaggcccAAACCGAGTCCTAAACCTGGTCCCAAACCCCCACTGGAGCGAGTGAGAACTCCGGGAAAACCTCACATGTCCAAGAAGATGATCAGTCCAG GCTCGGCAGCTAAGCAGGCGTTCAGGAAGCAGCAGCTGAGGACGtggaagctgcagcagcagcgagagcaggaggagaaacGCCGCCAGGAAGAGGAAGAACGACGCAAACGAGAGGACGAAATCCGTCGAATCCGAGATCTGTCCAACCAGGACGAGCAGTACAACCGCTTCATGAAGCTGGTGGGAGGAAAGACGAGGACGCGCAGCAAG TCCAGGGATCAGGAACACAGGAAGTCTGCGGGTAAGCAGGGCCTGGACGCCTCGGGGAACCTCTACCAGTATGACAACTACGACGAGGTGGCGATGGACACGGACAGCGAGACCAGTTCACCAG TCCCGTCTCCGACACGCGAGCCGCTGGCTGCGGACCATCCCGGATGTTTCCCTCAGGTGTCTCTTTACGTGACGGACTCTCATCAGTTTGGAATG gaCTTCTCTCAGCCGTTCCTCTCCCCCGTGCTGTCCGGTGTTCCTCCCCCGCCTCcgcctctcccccctcccccagaCGAGCTGGAGCCTCCTCCCAAACCTCCCTTCgctgatgaggaagaggaggaggagatgctGCTCAGGGAGACCTGTCTGATGTCTATGGCCAACAAGAGAGTGGCAGCGCCTGAG GAGAAGAGCTCCAGCGGTCCTCCGTCTCCCAGCTGTCCGCCTCCTGCAGGCGTCCAGCTGCCGACCAGAGGAAACCTGAGCACCGTCAGTCTGAACACGGTGTCTCAGTCCCGAAGCAACAAGTTCAGCAGAGGACATCACGCTCCCAGAGCTCCGCTGGTG CTGCCCAGACACAAGTCAGTGGTGGTTTCTCTCAATGATTCAGACGACAGTGACTCTGACGTGGACACCTGCAGCTCCACACAGGCGGCGTTTGGAGGACTGGAGTTCATGATCAAAGAGGCCAGAAGGACCGTCGAG GCAGCGAAGCCTAAAGCAGCGTCAGGATCTGAGAAGGAGAACAACCCCGTCAGAACTCCTGAAGCTTTACCTGAAGCCAAGAAAGCTGAGTACCGCCTGCTCAAAGAGGAAATCGCCAG CAGGGAGAAGCAGAAGATGTTGAAGGATCTCAGTCTGAGCCCTCGGAGCTTCACCTCACCTGCTGTCACTGATTCTGCGGTGGATTCATCCGGAAAATCAGCTGCAGAGCTGAAACTGACTGAAGCCGAGCAGAGACTCAACAAACAGAG AGAGCTGCTGCAGAGAGACGAGGCCGTCCTGAGACATCTGCTCCAGCAGGAGCTGAAGAAGAGAGAGTCTCTGAAGGCTGCTGAGGGGAAGGTGGCCAAACTGAGAGAGCAGCTGCAGGCTTCAGAGAAGATCGTCAGCGCAAACAAGACGCTCCTCAAGAAGCTCCAGGAACAG GTGCATCGTGTTGAGCATCGGGTGTCCATAAAGAAGAGTCTGGCTGTCAGGTTGGAGCAGGAGCTGACTCAGGCTCAGCTGACTGTCGGCAGAGGCTCTAAACGCCGAACAGAGTCCAACCAGACGCTG CCCAGTAAGGTGCAGCGAGTGGACGGAGCTCCCCGCGGATCAGAGCGTCACTTTGCGGAGCTGATCGCTCAGAAGCAGCGGCTGCAGCAGCTCGAGTCGGAGTACGCCCTCAAGATCCAGAAGCTGAAGGAAGCTCAGGCCCTGCGCAACAAAGGAGTCCCGCCAGACCTGCCCACAGAGCCCCCGGTCCGAGCCCCCACCCCTCCTGACCCTCAGACCCAGCTCCCACCTCCCTCCACCCCCTTCCCTCTGCCCCAGCCCTCCCTGCACGACCTCACCCAGGACAAACTCACCCTGGACAGTGAAGACGTCACCGAGGCCGACGAGCACGAATCAGAATCcgcacctgcacctgcacctgccgccgctgccgccgctgctAAAGGAACCCGCCGGCACTCCCTCCGTCAGTCCAGCAGCTCCTTCACCAAACCCAACCTGGAGCAGCTGAGCTCCACTCCAGCTAAAGACAACAGCACCGCCAAACCTGCTAAGACTTCACCCAGCTGCAAGCTGCCTGCGGAGATGTTTGCAGGGCTGGACGTGGACGCTCTGAAGCTGAGGTACCAGCAGCAGGCCCGGCTGGGGGAGCTGCTGCTGAGGGAGCTGCACAAAGTGGGGGAAAGTGTCGACAACCCCCCGGCTGGAAAG GTGGTTTCAGTGGAGGTGGACGCAGCCACGAGCCAATCGGGGAGCGCAGAGCTGAAGCCGGTTCCCTTTGGATCATATCACAGCCCTCTGCTGGTCTTCAGATCATACAG GTTCAGTCCGTATTACAGGACCAAGGAGAAGCTATCACTGAGCTCTGTAACATACAGCAACACCATCGAACCTCGAAAGTGTTTCTGTCGCTTTGATCTCACGGGAACCTGCAATGATGACGACTGCCGATG GCAGCACATGAGAAACTGCACTTTGACTGGAAACCAACTTTTCCAGGATATCCTGTCGTACAGTCTGCCCCTGATTGGCTGCTCTGAGAGCAGCTCAGACGAGGACGTCAGCGCTGCTACAG aAAAGTACATGAAGAAGCTGTTTGGCACAAACAAAGACCGAATGGGAATCGACCAGAAGGCCGTCCTCCTCGTCAGCAAAGTCAACGAAAGCAAGCGACACG TCCCTCCCTTCACCACCTGTAAAGACATGAGGAGGTGGAGGCCGAAGCCGTCGGCGCAGAGCGGCTTCAGCCCAGAGGACGACAGCGAGGACGAGACAGCAGGTGGAAACCTGACGGCTGGGAGACACG ATGACTGCTCCAGGACCAGCCTGTCTGCTCTGGATGTGTGCGTCACATCAGAGGACAAACGTTATTTTGTCAGTGAGACGGACGACATATCGAACCTGGAGACCAGCGTCCTGGAGAGCCCCCGAGACACTCAGCTGTGGATCAAACTAGCCTTCAAATACCTCAACCAGAATGAAAC GTCTGCAGCGGAGTGTTTGGAAGCCGCCTTGAACACGTTGTCTCGCGCTCTGGAAAGTAACTGTGATAACCCGGAGGTGTGGAGCCACTACCTGTCTCTGTTCTCCAGACGAGGCagcagggaggaggtccaggaGATGTGCGAGATGGCCGTGGAGCACGCGCCCGACTACCGAGTGTGGTGGAAC TATCTGAAGTTGGAGAGCTCGTTCGAGGGGAAAGACTACGTGTGTGATCGCCTGCTGCAGTTTCTCCTCGCTGAAGCGTCTCCTGGCGTCTCAGAGAAGCTGTCCTTCCAGCTGATGGAGGCTCTGCTCTACAGAGTCGACCTCAACCTGTTCACCGGCAGGATGGAGAGCGCTCTGGCCATTTTACAG AACGGCTTGAAGTCAGCCCACGACAGGAGTATAGCTGAGCACCTGACAGCCGGCGACCGTGCGTTGCTCTGGCTCTCTTACATCCACCTGACGGAGTTCGACCGGCTGCCGTCCGACCTGTACGACCCGGCGGAGTCCGGTCCCTCCAGGCTGGTCAGCAGAGAGTCCTTCCTGCTGCCCTGGAGGACACCGCAGGACGTCAGCACGCCGCTTGACATCCTCATCGCTCTCTTTCGAG ATGCCATCCTTCAGTGCAGCGACGAGTCTCTGTCTCAGAGTGAGAGGACGCTcgcctgtctgcctcttcacaCCAACCTCATCTTCCTCCACAAGCTGCTGGACag GTTCGATGAGGGTGTCGCTCTGTGTGAGTCTCTGCTGGAGTTTTGTCCCGAGTCTTGCACTCTGCGAGACGCTCTGGCCGACCTCCACATCAGGAAAGGAAACGGCGATCGGGCGGTCAGCATGTGGCTTCACGCTCTGGCAGAGTGTCCCAACAACGCTGAGGTCTTCTATCACTCCTGCAAGTTCCTGATGGCTCAG GAGAAGTCGAGTGCCATCGCTCCTCTGTTCAGAGGGTTcatcctgtctctctgtgaggACGAACAGAGTCAGAAGAAACCTGTGGATGTGCTGCG GCACATCCTTGGTTTTCCCACTGAGGAGCTCCTGAGAGGTCCGATCATCAGGGAGCTTCAGGAGCAGCTCAGTCAGCAGATGCCTTACCTCCATCTCATCCACTg TTGCTGGCAGTGGCTGCACGGCTCTGTGGAGGACACGGTGGACGCCTTTGAGAGAGCGCTGGGTTCCGCCATGCAGCTGGAAGAGCTTCACAAACTCTGGATGGA ttaCCTGGAGTTCAGCAGCAGTCAGCGGGCCCGCGGTCCGGCCAGCAGTCAGTCCAAACTGTTCTCAGATCTGGTCCAGCGCTGTCTGAGCACCGTCCCGTCGCGACTGGAGGTTCCCTTCAACCCGGCGGCGTTCTGGAGCTGCTACAGCTTCCACAACAAG GTGGTGACtctttacctgagctgtctgccgcagtcccagcatgcactggtcCTGGAGAGACTGAGATACGCCATGCCCAACAACACTGAACTGGGcctgag GTTGCTGCATCAGGAGTGGCGGGACGGAAACATCGAGCACCTGAAGTTCCAGGCCCGGATGTTGAGCAGTAACTCTCCGAGGTGTTTGGCCAACtggaaaat AGCGATAGCTGTGGAGAGAGAGCTAAAGGAGCGATCTGAG GTGCGACTTCTCTATCAGCAGGCTCTGCAAAACCTTCCACTGTGTGCTGCCCTGTGGAAAGAT CGCCTGCTGTTTGAAGCAGCTGAAggaggtcagacagacagactgaggaggcTGGTGGACAGGTGTCAGCAGGTGGGAGTGAGTCTCAGTGAGCGGCTCAGTTTAGCGACTCGAGATCAGACAGAAGATCAGTGA